From a region of the Corallococcus coralloides DSM 2259 genome:
- a CDS encoding macro domain-containing protein, producing the protein MLLEKLYLIDRSPQLVRAWTEAFEPFDFVAVREEDFFAIPADAMVSPANSFGIMDGGLDLAIRDTLGLQVQEAVQRAILAEHHGELPVGAAVVVPSGDTRWPFLVAAPTMRIPESVAQTVHAYLAFRAVLLAVKRHNQAAGAPVIRTLVCPGLGTGIGGMDVRRCAVQMRMALMHVLDPARIPSFRDIHLVHRAMRSV; encoded by the coding sequence ATGCTCCTCGAGAAGCTCTACCTCATCGACCGTTCACCACAGTTGGTGCGGGCCTGGACGGAAGCCTTCGAGCCATTCGACTTCGTCGCTGTGCGGGAGGAGGACTTCTTCGCCATTCCGGCGGACGCCATGGTCAGTCCGGCCAACAGCTTCGGCATCATGGACGGCGGACTGGACCTGGCGATCCGCGACACCCTGGGCCTCCAGGTCCAGGAGGCCGTGCAGCGCGCCATCCTGGCGGAGCACCACGGCGAGCTTCCCGTCGGCGCCGCGGTGGTCGTCCCCTCCGGTGACACGCGCTGGCCGTTTCTCGTGGCCGCGCCGACCATGCGCATCCCGGAGAGCGTAGCGCAGACGGTCCACGCCTACCTCGCGTTCCGCGCCGTCCTGCTCGCCGTGAAGCGCCACAACCAGGCCGCGGGCGCTCCGGTCATCCGCACCCTGGTCTGCCCGGGGCTCGGCACCGGCATTGGCGGGATGGATGTCCGGCGCTGCGCCGTCCAGATGCGGATGGCGTTGATGCACGTCCTCGACCCCGCGCGCATCCCGTCCTTCCGGGACATCCACCTCGTGCACCGGGCGATGCGCTCCGTATAG
- a CDS encoding SulP family inorganic anion transporter, which produces MRSTTALSKRPFSTRRAGELIHSWREMVKPSSLPADAAAGLSVACVALPLNVALATAAGLPASVGLVSGVVAGIVGGLLSGSRYQVTGPEAALLPMAAAIVAVHGAAGLAIATVLAGAMQVALGLVRAGRFARLIPRPVVMGFTVGIGLLLLNTQLPRLFAVEDTHTNAVALVLQRTWGERIGWLGVAAGALTALAMVGLPRVHKRIPAVLVGLTIGTVLMVSLGAGYDAVGALPRSLPMPTLPSFEGVHFASLLPAAFGLALLASLGSLLATSSLDTLTGATTHSDLDQDLVAQGLANIAAGVFGGFPVMGAIVRASASIQAGARTRAASVLHALWLFVAMALLAPLVARIPIAALTAILLVVGVRLLNLEGLVAMWNQSKSTLGVVLVTALGIAMFNVFVGIGAGLALASLLYVRRHGALRLEVQRVEDASQLQRGLHMQAPEAPNAPEALDLLVARVDGPILFINHLKLYDLVEGPPWAKLVVIDLARVSLVDAAGVATLQYLAEFLAVRGSHLALVKVPPHLEAALEPLTQHLLEKRMHGSLEGALLGAGLMQPAPIEEPLAHPAHAAALEPVARTAHSAHP; this is translated from the coding sequence ATGCGTTCGACGACCGCTCTCTCCAAGCGACCCTTCTCGACCCGGCGTGCGGGCGAGCTCATCCACAGCTGGCGCGAGATGGTAAAGCCCAGCAGCCTGCCAGCCGACGCGGCCGCGGGCTTGAGCGTGGCCTGTGTCGCACTTCCTCTCAACGTCGCGCTCGCGACCGCCGCGGGGCTGCCCGCGAGCGTGGGACTCGTCTCCGGCGTGGTGGCGGGCATCGTGGGCGGGCTGCTCAGTGGCAGCCGCTACCAGGTCACGGGCCCCGAAGCAGCGCTGCTGCCCATGGCCGCGGCCATCGTGGCGGTCCATGGGGCCGCGGGCCTCGCCATCGCTACGGTGCTCGCGGGCGCCATGCAGGTTGCGTTGGGGCTCGTGCGCGCCGGACGGTTCGCGCGGCTCATTCCCCGGCCGGTGGTGATGGGCTTCACGGTGGGCATCGGGCTCCTGCTGCTCAACACGCAATTGCCGCGGCTGTTCGCGGTGGAGGACACGCACACGAACGCCGTGGCGCTCGTGCTGCAGCGCACCTGGGGCGAGCGCATTGGCTGGCTCGGGGTCGCCGCCGGAGCCCTCACGGCGCTGGCCATGGTGGGCCTGCCCCGGGTGCACAAGCGCATCCCCGCGGTGCTCGTGGGCCTGACGATCGGCACCGTGCTCATGGTCTCGCTCGGCGCGGGCTACGACGCGGTGGGCGCCCTGCCGCGCTCGCTGCCCATGCCGACGCTGCCGTCCTTCGAGGGCGTGCACTTCGCGAGCCTCCTGCCGGCGGCCTTCGGACTCGCGCTGCTCGCGTCGCTCGGCTCGCTGCTCGCGACGAGCTCGCTCGATACGCTCACGGGTGCGACCACCCACAGTGACCTGGACCAGGACCTGGTTGCGCAGGGCCTGGCCAACATCGCGGCCGGCGTGTTTGGCGGCTTCCCGGTGATGGGCGCCATCGTGCGCGCCAGCGCCTCCATTCAAGCGGGCGCGCGCACCCGCGCTGCTTCTGTCCTGCATGCCCTGTGGCTCTTCGTGGCCATGGCGCTGCTCGCGCCGCTGGTGGCGCGCATCCCCATTGCCGCACTTACCGCCATCCTGCTGGTCGTGGGGGTGCGCCTGCTCAATCTGGAGGGCCTTGTTGCCATGTGGAATCAGTCCAAGTCGACGTTGGGCGTGGTGCTCGTCACCGCGCTGGGGATCGCTATGTTCAACGTGTTTGTCGGCATCGGGGCCGGGCTCGCGCTGGCCAGCCTCCTCTACGTGCGGCGCCATGGCGCCCTGCGGCTGGAGGTGCAGCGGGTAGAGGATGCGTCGCAGCTGCAGCGCGGCCTGCACATGCAGGCCCCGGAAGCGCCCAACGCCCCCGAGGCGCTGGACCTCCTGGTCGCGCGCGTGGACGGGCCCATCCTCTTCATCAACCACCTCAAGCTCTACGACCTCGTCGAAGGCCCGCCCTGGGCGAAGCTCGTCGTCATCGACCTGGCGCGGGTGTCGCTCGTGGACGCCGCCGGTGTGGCGACGCTCCAGTACCTGGCGGAGTTCCTCGCCGTGCGCGGCTCGCACCTGGCGCTGGTGAAGGTGCCGCCCCATCTGGAGGCCGCGCTCGAGCCGCTCACGCAGCACCTGCTCGAGAAGCGGATGCACGGCTCGCTCGAGGGTGCGCTCCTGGGAGCAGGCCTCATGCAGCCCGCGCCCATCGAGGAGCCGCTCGCCCACCCCGCGCACGCCGCGGCCCTGGAGCCTGTCGCCCGCACCGCGCACTCCGCGCACCCGTAG
- a CDS encoding alpha/beta hydrolase family protein — protein sequence MSLHTSRFVLARAPVLGVHQGSRTEALRRGVVLFFHGLGGGKEVHERELRLFADQGLFAVGVDAVGHGERRFPDFDARFAEGNPRWMEEFLDVVESTASEVSALLDALVGEHGADPARLGIGGVSLGGYITYAALVREQRLRAAVPFLGSPEWGLPRPASPHRHLERFFPTALFSQTGGQDDVVPPGPAKALHAQLEPLYAQAPERLRHREFPESGHMMREADWHEATRDAADWLSRFLLP from the coding sequence ATGAGCCTCCACACGTCACGCTTCGTCCTGGCCCGGGCCCCGGTGCTGGGCGTCCACCAGGGGTCGAGGACCGAAGCGCTCCGCCGGGGCGTGGTCCTCTTCTTCCACGGCCTGGGCGGGGGCAAGGAGGTCCACGAGCGCGAGCTGCGGCTCTTCGCGGACCAGGGACTCTTCGCGGTGGGGGTGGACGCCGTGGGACACGGCGAGCGCCGCTTCCCGGACTTCGACGCGCGCTTCGCCGAGGGGAATCCTCGCTGGATGGAGGAGTTCCTCGACGTGGTCGAGTCCACCGCGAGCGAGGTGTCCGCCCTGCTCGATGCGCTGGTGGGGGAGCACGGCGCCGACCCGGCTCGCCTGGGAATCGGCGGTGTCTCCCTGGGCGGCTACATCACCTACGCGGCGCTCGTGCGGGAGCAGCGGCTGCGCGCCGCCGTGCCGTTCCTCGGCTCACCGGAGTGGGGGCTGCCCAGGCCGGCCAGCCCGCACCGCCACCTGGAGCGCTTCTTCCCCACGGCCCTCTTCAGCCAGACCGGAGGGCAGGACGACGTGGTGCCTCCCGGCCCCGCGAAGGCGCTCCACGCACAGCTGGAGCCCCTCTACGCCCAGGCTCCGGAGCGGCTGCGCCACCGCGAGTTCCCGGAGTCCGGCCACATGATGCGAGAAGCGGACTGGCACGAGGCGACCCGCGACGCGGCGGACTGGCTGTCACGCTTCCTCCTGCCCTGA
- a CDS encoding bile acid:sodium symporter family protein: MQSSAITEVFLPIALGVIMLGLGLSLTLADFRRVAVYPRAALVGLGCQTLLMPGVCYAIATGFGLPPQLAVGLMLLSATPGGATANLFSHLAKGDVALNVSLTAVNSVLSLFTLPLIVNFSLAHFMGEERAIPLQFAKIVQVFGIVLVPISLGMWVRAKRPALASGLDRPVRIISALFLVLVVLAATLKERDQLVTYFQGVGLAALAFNLASMAVGFVVPVLLRIERKQAVAIAMEVGIHNGTLAIAIASSPRLLNDGVMAIPAAIYSVIMFFTAGVFGALVARRQAASAAAEDLQPRRAP; encoded by the coding sequence ATGCAGAGCAGTGCCATCACCGAGGTGTTCCTGCCGATTGCCCTGGGGGTGATCATGCTCGGCCTGGGGCTGAGCCTCACCCTCGCGGACTTCCGCCGCGTGGCGGTGTATCCGCGCGCGGCGCTGGTGGGCCTGGGCTGTCAGACGCTGCTCATGCCTGGGGTCTGTTACGCCATCGCGACCGGCTTCGGGCTGCCTCCCCAGCTGGCCGTGGGGTTGATGCTGCTCTCCGCCACGCCGGGCGGCGCGACCGCGAACCTCTTCAGCCACCTGGCCAAGGGTGATGTCGCGCTGAACGTGAGCCTGACGGCGGTCAACAGCGTGCTGTCGCTGTTCACGCTGCCGCTCATCGTGAACTTCTCCCTGGCGCACTTCATGGGGGAGGAGCGCGCCATTCCGTTGCAGTTCGCCAAGATCGTCCAGGTGTTCGGCATCGTCCTGGTGCCCATCTCGCTGGGAATGTGGGTGCGCGCGAAGCGGCCGGCGCTCGCGAGTGGCCTGGACCGGCCCGTGCGCATCATCTCGGCGCTGTTCCTGGTGCTCGTGGTGCTGGCGGCGACGCTCAAGGAGCGGGACCAACTGGTCACGTACTTCCAGGGCGTGGGGCTCGCGGCGCTGGCCTTCAACCTGGCCAGCATGGCGGTGGGGTTCGTGGTGCCCGTCCTGCTGCGTATCGAGCGCAAGCAGGCGGTGGCGATCGCGATGGAGGTGGGCATCCACAACGGCACGCTCGCCATCGCCATCGCCTCCAGCCCCCGGTTGCTCAATGACGGCGTGATGGCCATTCCCGCGGCCATCTACAGCGTCATCATGTTCTTCACCGCCGGAGTCTTCGGCGCCCTGGTCGCCCGGAGGCAGGCCGCGAGCGCGGCAGCGGAGGACCTTCAGCCGCGCCGGGCTCCGTGA
- a CDS encoding RidA family protein — translation MTSAKHQPIVAPGLPKPAGPYSPGMQLDRLLFISGQAATDPATGVQAEGIEAQTEQVLRNLERILVAGGSSLQHVLRCGVFLVDMQEFARMNAVYERVFAGHRPARTTVQVSALPDAGLRVEIDCIAYVP, via the coding sequence ATGACGTCAGCGAAGCATCAACCCATCGTCGCGCCTGGACTGCCCAAGCCCGCGGGCCCGTACTCTCCCGGCATGCAGTTGGACCGGCTGCTCTTCATCTCCGGACAGGCCGCCACGGACCCTGCGACCGGCGTGCAGGCGGAGGGAATCGAAGCGCAGACGGAGCAGGTGCTGCGCAACCTGGAGCGCATCCTCGTGGCCGGCGGCTCCAGCCTCCAGCATGTCCTGCGCTGCGGCGTCTTCCTGGTGGACATGCAGGAGTTCGCCCGGATGAACGCCGTCTACGAGCGCGTCTTCGCCGGACACCGGCCCGCGCGCACCACCGTGCAGGTGTCCGCGCTGCCAGACGCGGGCCTGCGCGTGGAGATTGATTGCATCGCCTACGTGCCATGA
- a CDS encoding DUF4082 domain-containing protein: MGFTWVQLGCGPSQPAAPETPRTEEAAQPLLAGERSLFGASAVPAVAAANDSAAVELGVRFRSDAPGQIKGVRFYKGAGNTGTHTGSLWTASGSLMATATFQNETASGWQEVRFTTPVSINANTDYVVSYHAPAGHYAVTSNGFASALSAPPLHAPASGTGGGNGLYRYGTSGFPTDSFQASNYWVDVAFQPNDTTPPTAPTNVVATPNSSTAIDLTWYASVDGNGEMQGNARWHLVYRAGQLIAELPGTTTSYRDTGLTPDTAYSYTVRGRDAAGNVGPDSATVTATTLAGSSCNPCSFWNVVTGDPHGINGDSTPAEVGLKFHSDVAGTVTKVRYYKSGMDTPPAVGHLWSATGTLLGTTVTAPVESGFGWRELAFPTPVSIAANTTYVVSYFAPGGYYGITASYFASAGVDMPPLHALSSPAAGGNGVRHLNGSAFPTDTYYNANFWVDVAFVPATGNASPVDVSVQHAFPAGSGVRGEALFYDITVTNHGTRTATNLTLDVPVPTGLAPFAFTPSASVGSCGYRTNDVMHCDITSLPAGQDAVVRMTLVPSLAGTFQFQAIVTASETDNVPGNNTSTLTIPVGPSTNLVTFDGFDGADEAIAGPHGPFYFVQNKWYLGSPWGGFSTKSISFNGGGVNQGQLNLYGARTIVGLDAFTWDAGATLTLSCFNQPTRTFNLTAGQVTHVVTNWQGTCSSVTFATSNGWDTNFDNIELSPLP, encoded by the coding sequence GTGGGTTTCACCTGGGTCCAGCTGGGCTGTGGTCCCTCTCAGCCGGCGGCTCCGGAGACACCGCGCACCGAGGAGGCCGCGCAGCCGCTGCTGGCGGGTGAGCGCTCCCTCTTCGGCGCCTCCGCGGTCCCGGCCGTGGCGGCCGCGAATGACAGCGCCGCGGTGGAGCTGGGTGTGCGCTTCCGCAGCGACGCGCCCGGGCAGATCAAGGGCGTGCGCTTCTACAAGGGCGCGGGCAACACGGGCACGCACACCGGCAGCCTGTGGACGGCGTCCGGCTCGCTGATGGCCACCGCCACCTTCCAGAACGAGACGGCCTCCGGCTGGCAGGAGGTGCGCTTCACCACGCCGGTGTCCATCAACGCGAACACGGACTACGTCGTCTCGTATCACGCGCCCGCGGGACACTACGCGGTGACGAGCAATGGCTTCGCGTCCGCGCTGTCCGCTCCGCCCCTGCATGCGCCCGCGAGCGGGACGGGGGGCGGCAACGGCCTCTACCGCTACGGCACGAGCGGCTTCCCCACCGACAGCTTCCAGGCCAGCAACTACTGGGTGGACGTGGCCTTCCAGCCCAATGACACCACGCCTCCGACGGCGCCCACGAACGTGGTGGCGACGCCCAACTCGTCCACCGCCATCGACCTGACCTGGTATGCGTCCGTGGACGGCAACGGCGAGATGCAGGGCAACGCGCGCTGGCACCTGGTGTACCGGGCCGGCCAGCTCATCGCGGAGCTGCCGGGCACCACCACGAGCTACCGCGACACCGGCCTCACGCCCGACACCGCGTATTCCTACACCGTGCGCGGCCGTGACGCCGCCGGCAACGTGGGGCCCGATTCCGCCACCGTCACCGCCACCACGCTCGCGGGCAGCAGCTGCAATCCCTGTAGCTTCTGGAACGTGGTGACGGGCGATCCGCATGGCATCAACGGGGACTCCACGCCGGCCGAGGTGGGCCTGAAGTTCCACTCGGACGTCGCGGGCACGGTGACCAAGGTCCGCTACTACAAGAGCGGCATGGACACCCCCCCGGCCGTGGGCCACCTGTGGAGCGCCACCGGTACGCTGCTGGGCACCACCGTCACGGCGCCCGTGGAGAGCGGCTTCGGCTGGCGTGAGCTGGCGTTCCCGACGCCGGTGAGCATCGCCGCGAATACGACGTATGTCGTTTCGTACTTCGCGCCCGGGGGCTACTACGGCATCACGGCCAGCTACTTCGCCAGCGCGGGCGTGGACATGCCGCCCCTGCACGCCCTGTCCTCGCCCGCGGCCGGCGGCAACGGCGTGCGCCATCTCAATGGCAGCGCCTTCCCCACGGACACGTATTACAACGCCAACTTCTGGGTGGACGTCGCCTTCGTGCCCGCGACGGGCAACGCGTCCCCGGTCGACGTGTCCGTGCAGCATGCCTTCCCCGCCGGGTCGGGCGTCCGGGGCGAAGCGCTCTTCTATGACATCACGGTGACGAACCACGGCACGCGGACGGCCACCAACCTCACGCTCGATGTCCCCGTTCCCACGGGACTCGCGCCCTTCGCCTTCACTCCGTCCGCGTCGGTGGGCTCGTGTGGCTACCGCACCAACGACGTCATGCATTGCGACATCACGAGCCTGCCGGCCGGGCAGGACGCCGTCGTCCGCATGACGCTGGTGCCTTCGCTCGCCGGGACGTTCCAGTTCCAGGCGATCGTCACGGCCTCCGAGACGGACAACGTGCCGGGCAACAACACGAGCACGCTGACCATCCCCGTGGGCCCCTCGACGAACCTGGTCACCTTCGATGGCTTCGACGGTGCGGACGAGGCCATCGCCGGCCCCCACGGCCCCTTCTACTTCGTGCAGAACAAGTGGTACCTGGGGTCGCCCTGGGGCGGGTTCTCCACGAAGAGCATCTCGTTCAACGGCGGAGGGGTGAACCAGGGGCAGCTGAACCTGTACGGGGCGCGGACCATCGTCGGCCTCGACGCCTTCACCTGGGACGCGGGCGCGACGCTGACCCTGAGCTGCTTCAACCAGCCCACGCGCACCTTCAACCTGACGGCGGGGCAGGTGACCCACGTGGTGACGAACTGGCAGGGCACCTGCTCGTCCGTCACCTTCGCGACGTCTAACGGCTGGGACACGAACTTCGACAACATCGAGCTGTCGCCGCTGCCCTGA
- a CDS encoding Kelch repeat-containing protein has product MKKAFTPLLLALAVALLAGCSDSSGEVGSVRFAVSASQALASDIARVSVTSSAADIPAVTVDLAATNGVWGGIIGNIPAGSNRSFVAQAFDSSGTLRFEGSATGVTITANQATLVAITLQQLNPPPPFDNEAPFIDALVASSTSVAAGGSISLMAIAHDANPGDTLTYAWTATAGSFSTPSEAATSWTAPATAGIQSLTLTVTDSRGLASSAVLAISVAPGPEGDAELSICFNSFPVVAAVSASPTQLAVGQTTSVSASASDPDGDSLSYSWSASCDGTWANASSSSAQFTPSVLPGSACNNCRLTVAVSDGRGGQTTGTVALCVSDMTPANQFPPVIIRSYRSSDTASPGQVLTYEVVASDLEGSPLTFSWAFTGGTLGTPVSDATRSRVTWTAPACGPTPLSITAIVTNEFQLTTTRTFTVTGLPACEGRWASTGSMLEPRWGFTLTLLPNGKVLAAGGYNQETGTILATAELYDPASGTWSPTGSMPAERWLQTATLLPDGKVLVAGGFGENAGFISSALLYDPASGTWSPTGSMNQSHVEQTATLLPDGRVLAVGGSINPEAELYDPASGTWSPTGSMAAPCRYCSATLLPDGKVLVAAGQDPFFGVLATAELYDPASGTWSPTGSLAEARFAYSSALLPNGQVLVTGGGNDTSVFATSEVYDPASGIWSPTGAMAEARSFASSALLPDGRVVVAGGYGSIGGSGLVTSEVYDPASGTWSGTSSLLEPRARAPAVLLPNGKVLIVGGLFGFTSLATAELYTP; this is encoded by the coding sequence ATGAAGAAAGCATTCACTCCGTTGTTGCTCGCGCTCGCCGTGGCGCTGCTGGCGGGCTGCTCTGATTCCTCTGGCGAGGTCGGCTCGGTCCGGTTCGCGGTCTCCGCCAGTCAGGCCCTTGCCTCGGACATCGCTCGCGTTTCGGTCACCTCGAGCGCCGCGGATATCCCCGCGGTGACCGTGGACCTGGCTGCGACCAACGGCGTGTGGGGTGGCATCATTGGCAACATTCCCGCAGGCTCCAATCGCTCCTTCGTGGCCCAGGCCTTCGACTCCTCCGGCACCCTGCGCTTCGAAGGCTCCGCCACGGGCGTCACCATCACCGCCAACCAGGCGACCCTGGTCGCCATCACCCTTCAGCAGCTCAATCCTCCGCCTCCCTTCGACAACGAGGCGCCCTTCATTGACGCCCTGGTGGCCTCCTCCACCTCCGTGGCCGCGGGGGGCTCCATTTCCCTGATGGCCATCGCGCATGATGCCAATCCGGGCGATACCCTCACCTACGCCTGGACCGCCACCGCGGGCTCCTTCTCCACTCCCTCGGAGGCCGCGACGTCGTGGACCGCGCCTGCCACCGCGGGCATTCAAAGCCTGACGCTGACCGTGACGGATTCGCGCGGCCTGGCCTCCAGCGCCGTGCTGGCGATCAGCGTCGCTCCTGGCCCGGAGGGAGATGCGGAGCTGTCTATCTGCTTCAACAGCTTCCCCGTGGTGGCCGCTGTCAGTGCCAGCCCCACGCAACTGGCCGTGGGGCAGACGACGTCCGTCTCCGCCTCGGCTTCCGACCCGGACGGCGACAGCCTCTCCTACTCCTGGAGCGCATCCTGTGACGGCACCTGGGCCAACGCCTCCTCCAGTTCGGCTCAGTTCACTCCGTCGGTCCTGCCCGGCAGTGCCTGCAACAATTGCCGTCTGACTGTCGCTGTTTCGGATGGGCGCGGCGGACAGACCACGGGCACCGTCGCGCTGTGCGTCAGCGACATGACCCCGGCCAACCAATTCCCCCCCGTCATCATCCGCTCCTACCGCTCGTCGGACACGGCCTCCCCGGGACAGGTTCTCACCTACGAGGTGGTGGCCAGCGACCTGGAGGGCTCCCCGCTCACCTTCTCCTGGGCGTTCACTGGCGGCACGCTGGGCACGCCGGTCAGCGACGCCACCCGCAGCCGCGTCACCTGGACGGCTCCCGCCTGCGGCCCAACGCCCCTTTCCATCACCGCCATCGTTACCAACGAGTTCCAACTGACCACCACCCGCACCTTCACCGTGACGGGGTTGCCGGCCTGTGAGGGGCGTTGGGCCTCGACGGGAAGCATGCTCGAACCTCGCTGGGGCTTCACGCTGACGCTGCTGCCCAACGGCAAGGTGCTCGCCGCGGGCGGATACAACCAGGAGACCGGCACCATCCTCGCGACGGCGGAGCTGTACGACCCGGCCTCGGGCACCTGGAGCCCTACCGGCTCGATGCCCGCGGAGCGCTGGCTGCAAACGGCGACCCTGCTGCCGGATGGAAAGGTTCTCGTTGCAGGGGGATTCGGCGAAAATGCCGGCTTCATTTCGTCGGCGTTGCTGTACGACCCGGCCTCGGGCACCTGGAGCCCGACCGGTTCCATGAACCAGTCCCACGTCGAACAGACGGCGACACTGCTGCCCGACGGCAGGGTCCTCGCGGTGGGGGGCAGCATCAACCCGGAGGCGGAGTTGTACGACCCGGCCTCGGGCACCTGGAGCCCTACCGGATCCATGGCCGCACCTTGCCGCTATTGCTCGGCGACGCTGCTGCCCGATGGCAAGGTGCTCGTGGCGGCAGGACAAGACCCCTTTTTTGGTGTCCTCGCGACGGCGGAGCTCTACGACCCGGCGTCGGGCACCTGGAGTCCGACGGGGTCCCTGGCCGAAGCGCGATTTGCCTATTCGTCGGCACTGCTCCCCAACGGCCAGGTGCTCGTCACGGGGGGAGGCAACGACACCAGCGTCTTCGCGACGTCGGAGGTGTACGACCCGGCGTCTGGCATCTGGAGCCCTACCGGAGCCATGGCCGAAGCGCGCTCGTTTGCGTCGTCAGCGCTGCTGCCGGATGGCAGGGTTGTCGTCGCAGGGGGATACGGTTCCATCGGTGGCAGCGGCCTCGTGACGTCGGAGGTGTACGACCCGGCGTCGGGCACCTGGAGTGGAACCAGCTCCTTGCTTGAACCGCGGGCGCGCGCGCCGGCGGTACTGCTGCCCAATGGCAAGGTCCTCATCGTGGGGGGCCTCTTCGGTTTCACGTCCCTCGCGACGGCGGAGCTGTACACGCCCTGA
- a CDS encoding YciI family protein, whose translation MPDIMLTTTLLLLTLSSAPAAPATKPAAAAEKKLEFDKHYLVLLKRAPNAPKMEPDALQKLQGEHLAHLTRMGESGKMVLAGPFDEQDDVGMRGACIYRTATKQEARQLAEQDPMVKAGRLQVEVLAWYTEKGYLAFPKAPPAEAPKPPRK comes from the coding sequence GTGCCTGACATCATGCTCACCACCACGCTGCTGCTGCTCACCCTCTCCTCCGCCCCTGCCGCGCCGGCCACGAAGCCCGCGGCGGCGGCCGAGAAGAAGCTCGAGTTCGACAAGCACTACCTCGTCCTGCTCAAGCGGGCGCCCAACGCTCCCAAGATGGAGCCCGACGCCCTCCAGAAGCTGCAGGGCGAGCACCTCGCGCACCTCACCCGCATGGGGGAGAGCGGAAAGATGGTGCTCGCGGGCCCCTTCGACGAGCAGGACGACGTGGGCATGCGCGGCGCGTGCATCTACCGCACGGCCACGAAGCAGGAGGCGCGGCAGCTCGCCGAGCAGGACCCGATGGTCAAGGCGGGCCGGCTCCAGGTGGAGGTGCTCGCCTGGTACACCGAGAAGGGCTACCTCGCCTTCCCCAAGGCGCCTCCCGCGGAGGCACCGAAGCCCCCGCGGAAGTAG